A genome region from Alicyclobacillus acidocaldarius subsp. acidocaldarius DSM 446 includes the following:
- a CDS encoding FtsK/SpoIIIE family DNA translocase, whose protein sequence is MARKQQQKNVLKYEVTGLAMLTACALALGRLGLVGQFLAVVSIYLAGSWYFLIPILVGYAAVYMMVRRSRFVWDGRHLGLLILLLCMLALIEMNFYSNLADQGLQSYFWSSEWNALQALRAYVFHPTSGAPPSAGGGLIGFFVFQLLHLLFNSPQTYELGPRLVIVAGGLIGIALVFQVSLVSVVRRGSRYTEQALDRMWSNIRRQAGQVFRREKDPEPEVVEDAPRATRPAVVIDGDVLEEAEPEAPQEEAEPIIHDFAARASRPEKADDLPPWGEPDEPVVETDAKGLVVRFPSRSERKRPSPAREEERSSAVVPEYEVGPMVHDESYQLPPLTLFDPPSGKHAPVATANVQENAQKLQSTLQSFNVQARVVEIHRGPTVTRYEIQPAAGVKVARVLSLQDDIALALAARDIRIEAPVPGKSVIGIEIPNDEIAVVTLREVLESPEFQNSPAKLALALGRDITGAPIVGDLQKMPHLLVAGATGSGKSVCINGMIASLLVRAKPHEVKLMMIDPKMVELSIYNGIPHLLTPVVTDARLAAGALKKIVQEMENRYRLMAERGARDIDRFNEIMREEGLEPLPYIVVIVDELADLMMVAPHDVEDAICRLAQMARAAGIHLIVATQRPSVDVITGLIKANIPSRIAFAVSSMADSRTILDMGGAEKLLGRGDMLYYPVGAAKPTRVQGAYVSEREIERLVEYVKSQQHAVYTMDLSTAIEEEPEDEGGPELDSLFMDAVDLVVEMGQASVSLLQRRFRIGYSRAARIIDQMEQSGIVGPYEGSKPREVLITKEQWLQAKASFMRQHQAE, encoded by the coding sequence TTGGCTCGCAAGCAGCAGCAAAAAAATGTGCTTAAATATGAAGTCACCGGTCTGGCGATGCTCACGGCCTGTGCGCTGGCGCTCGGGCGCTTGGGACTGGTGGGCCAGTTCTTGGCTGTCGTGAGCATCTATCTGGCGGGCAGTTGGTATTTTCTCATTCCTATTTTGGTGGGATACGCGGCCGTGTACATGATGGTGCGCAGGAGTCGCTTCGTGTGGGACGGCCGCCACCTGGGTCTTTTGATCCTCCTCCTGTGCATGCTTGCACTCATTGAGATGAATTTTTACTCGAATCTGGCGGATCAAGGGCTTCAGTCGTACTTCTGGTCGAGCGAGTGGAACGCGCTGCAAGCCTTGCGCGCCTACGTTTTTCATCCGACTTCCGGTGCGCCCCCGAGCGCCGGAGGGGGACTCATTGGCTTTTTCGTCTTTCAACTCTTGCACCTCTTGTTCAATTCGCCGCAGACCTACGAGCTGGGCCCGCGCCTGGTGATTGTCGCGGGGGGGCTGATCGGAATCGCCCTCGTCTTCCAGGTGTCGCTCGTGAGCGTGGTTCGTCGCGGTTCTCGGTATACCGAGCAGGCTTTGGACCGCATGTGGTCCAACATCCGCCGGCAGGCCGGACAGGTGTTCAGGCGGGAGAAAGATCCTGAGCCCGAAGTGGTGGAGGATGCGCCGAGGGCCACACGGCCTGCGGTCGTGATCGACGGAGACGTGCTGGAGGAAGCGGAGCCGGAGGCTCCTCAGGAGGAGGCGGAGCCCATCATCCACGATTTTGCGGCGCGTGCCAGCCGGCCTGAGAAGGCCGACGACCTCCCGCCCTGGGGGGAGCCCGACGAACCTGTGGTCGAGACCGATGCCAAGGGACTTGTGGTCCGATTTCCCTCGAGAAGCGAGCGGAAAAGGCCATCGCCCGCGCGAGAGGAGGAGCGGAGCTCCGCCGTCGTGCCCGAGTACGAGGTGGGGCCGATGGTCCACGACGAGTCGTATCAGCTTCCTCCGCTCACACTGTTTGACCCGCCTTCGGGCAAGCACGCGCCTGTCGCGACGGCGAACGTGCAGGAGAATGCGCAGAAGCTGCAGTCCACGCTGCAGTCGTTCAACGTGCAGGCTCGAGTGGTGGAGATTCACCGCGGGCCCACGGTGACGCGCTACGAAATTCAGCCTGCGGCCGGCGTGAAGGTCGCGCGGGTCCTGTCGCTGCAAGACGACATCGCCCTCGCGCTGGCGGCCCGGGATATCCGCATCGAGGCGCCGGTGCCTGGGAAATCCGTGATCGGCATCGAGATTCCAAACGACGAGATCGCCGTGGTCACGCTCCGCGAGGTGCTGGAGTCGCCGGAATTTCAGAACTCGCCCGCGAAGCTGGCGCTCGCACTCGGGCGAGACATCACCGGTGCGCCGATTGTCGGAGATCTTCAGAAGATGCCTCACCTCCTGGTGGCGGGTGCCACCGGTTCGGGCAAGAGCGTCTGCATCAATGGAATGATCGCGTCCCTCTTGGTGCGCGCCAAGCCCCACGAGGTCAAGCTGATGATGATCGATCCGAAGATGGTCGAACTGAGCATCTACAACGGCATTCCGCACCTTCTGACGCCCGTCGTGACGGACGCCAGGCTGGCGGCGGGGGCGTTGAAGAAAATCGTGCAGGAGATGGAGAACCGATATCGGCTGATGGCGGAGCGGGGCGCGAGAGACATCGATCGGTTCAACGAGATCATGCGTGAAGAGGGACTCGAGCCGCTGCCGTATATCGTCGTGATCGTCGACGAATTGGCCGACCTGATGATGGTGGCGCCACACGACGTGGAGGACGCCATCTGCCGATTGGCGCAGATGGCCCGCGCGGCAGGGATTCACCTCATCGTCGCCACGCAGCGCCCGTCGGTGGACGTCATCACCGGTCTCATCAAGGCGAACATCCCAAGCCGAATCGCGTTTGCCGTTTCGTCCATGGCGGATTCTCGCACCATCCTCGACATGGGCGGCGCGGAGAAGCTGCTCGGCCGCGGCGACATGCTGTACTATCCGGTGGGCGCGGCGAAGCCGACGCGCGTGCAGGGGGCCTACGTGTCGGAACGCGAAATTGAGCGGCTCGTGGAGTACGTGAAGAGTCAGCAGCACGCGGTCTACACGATGGATCTGAGCACCGCCATCGAGGAGGAACCGGAAGATGAGGGCGGGCCGGAGCTCGACAGCCTGTTCATGGACGCGGTCGACCTCGTCGTCGAAATGGGCCAGGCTTCCGTGTCTCTCTTGCAGCGGCGATTTCGCATCGGTTACTCGCGCGCCGCGCGCATCATCGATCAAATGGAGCAGAGTGGGATTGTGGGGCCGTACGAGGGCAGCAAGCCTCGAGAAGTGCTGATCACAAAGGAACAGTGGTTGCAGGCCAAAGCCTCGTTCATGCGACAACATCAGGCCGAATGA
- a CDS encoding DUF3388 domain-containing protein, with protein sequence MAEYYFQYHIRRDRPGLLGDIASLLGMLGVNIVQLSGVSEYGRGFLIDVDRPDILDVLRTMLESMEDIEVTALREPTLRDRLALRHGRFIERSDTEKRTYRFVRDELGVLVDFLGEILKRPGRQVIGVRGQPRVGKTEAVVAASVYANKRWLFVSSTLLKQTIMRELPSATFRAEPFVYIIDGAVSVMRGGEDHMRCVDEILRMKAPVVIEHPDIFVRRTRYTWDLFDMLIELRRDPQEEIRYDMFEDEAATWAQE encoded by the coding sequence GTGGCCGAGTATTACTTCCAATATCACATTCGCCGAGATCGCCCCGGGTTGTTGGGCGACATCGCCTCCCTGCTTGGCATGCTCGGGGTCAACATCGTACAATTATCGGGAGTGTCGGAGTATGGAAGAGGATTCCTGATCGACGTGGATCGACCGGACATCCTCGACGTGCTGCGGACCATGCTCGAGTCGATGGAAGACATCGAAGTGACGGCGCTCCGGGAACCGACGCTTCGGGACAGGCTCGCGCTGCGCCACGGGCGATTTATCGAGCGGAGCGACACGGAGAAGCGGACGTATCGGTTCGTTCGAGACGAACTCGGCGTCCTGGTCGACTTTTTGGGTGAAATCCTGAAGCGCCCTGGTCGACAGGTCATTGGCGTGCGCGGACAGCCGCGCGTCGGCAAGACCGAGGCGGTCGTGGCGGCGAGCGTGTACGCGAATAAGCGTTGGCTGTTCGTGTCGTCCACGTTGCTCAAGCAGACGATTATGCGCGAACTTCCTTCCGCGACGTTTCGCGCCGAACCGTTCGTCTACATCATTGACGGCGCCGTGTCCGTGATGCGCGGCGGTGAGGACCATATGCGCTGCGTGGACGAAATCCTCCGGATGAAGGCGCCGGTCGTGATCGAGCATCCCGACATTTTTGTCCGGCGGACGCGCTACACGTGGGATTTGTTCGACATGTTGATCGAATTGCGCCGAGATCCGCAGGAAGAAATTCGCTATGATATGTTCGAAGATGAAGCGGCCACGTGGGCTCAGGAATAG
- a CDS encoding helix-turn-helix domain-containing protein — MHEQLGQILRARRESLGLTVEDIEERTKIRKRYIEALESGQWDVLPGRVYARGFVRSYAEVLGLDGSELLEKYVDGGDAGSAEPGVRAESPALTSENRAADRKPAARMVEPRSLNEMERTRSRAHERHERSRRETYDRPVRSVGSWVGQGLLIVGALVVVGGLYVLLHHHHGQATHRTNTTTSSPQKTQATKPATHQTAPPKRTTQPIQKAQTVVVALPYANGMYTYKVLHAASLQVVVTVNSGELWFSATADGQAVAPNVILNQGQSKSFSAQNNVTFHLGHVQGVSITVDGQPVQLPNITWAPVVVIERG, encoded by the coding sequence GTGCACGAGCAGTTGGGGCAAATTCTGCGCGCCAGGCGCGAATCGCTCGGACTCACGGTCGAAGATATCGAGGAGCGGACGAAAATCCGCAAGCGCTACATTGAGGCGCTGGAATCGGGGCAGTGGGATGTCCTGCCCGGCCGCGTGTATGCGCGCGGTTTTGTCCGGAGTTACGCCGAGGTTCTCGGGCTGGACGGAAGCGAGCTTTTGGAAAAATACGTGGACGGTGGCGACGCTGGCAGCGCCGAGCCGGGAGTGAGGGCCGAGTCTCCCGCGCTGACCTCGGAAAACCGGGCCGCGGACCGAAAGCCGGCGGCGCGGATGGTGGAGCCGAGATCGCTGAACGAGATGGAGCGGACGAGGTCCCGCGCGCACGAACGGCACGAGCGGTCTCGGCGGGAGACGTATGATCGGCCCGTCCGATCGGTGGGATCCTGGGTCGGACAAGGACTTCTCATCGTCGGCGCGCTGGTGGTGGTCGGAGGGCTGTATGTTCTCCTGCATCACCACCATGGCCAGGCGACCCATAGGACGAATACCACCACGTCCAGCCCGCAGAAGACGCAGGCGACGAAGCCTGCCACGCATCAGACGGCTCCGCCCAAGCGGACGACGCAGCCTATCCAGAAAGCTCAGACTGTGGTGGTGGCGTTGCCGTACGCGAACGGGATGTACACGTACAAGGTGCTTCACGCCGCGAGCCTCCAGGTGGTGGTCACCGTGAATTCCGGCGAGTTGTGGTTCAGCGCGACCGCGGACGGTCAAGCGGTGGCGCCGAACGTCATCCTGAACCAAGGTCAGTCGAAGTCGTTCTCGGCCCAGAACAACGTCACGTTCCACCTGGGTCACGTCCAGGGCGTGTCCATCACGGTGGACGGGCAGCCGGTCCAGCTCCCGAATATCACGTGGGCGCCGGTGGTCGTGATCGAACGAGGGTGA
- a CDS encoding YajQ family cyclic di-GMP-binding protein, producing MAKEASFDIVSKVDLQEVSNAVQQARREIETRFDFKGSKSEIRLEGDRLTLISDDEYKLEQLMDVLKTKLVKRNVSLKALRPGKVEPAAGGTVRQVVELVNGLDADHAKQITKLIKDSKIKVQAQIQGDQIRVSGKSRDDLQAVIQMLRNADLDVPLQFTNYRS from the coding sequence ATGGCCAAAGAGGCTTCGTTCGACATTGTGTCGAAGGTGGATCTTCAGGAGGTGTCGAACGCCGTTCAGCAGGCTCGGCGGGAGATCGAGACGAGGTTTGACTTCAAGGGTTCGAAGAGCGAGATTCGCCTGGAGGGCGACAGGCTCACGCTGATTTCGGATGACGAGTACAAGCTCGAGCAACTGATGGACGTGCTCAAGACCAAACTCGTCAAGCGAAACGTGTCGCTGAAGGCGCTGAGACCGGGCAAGGTCGAGCCTGCCGCGGGGGGCACGGTTCGGCAGGTGGTGGAGCTCGTGAACGGCCTCGACGCCGATCACGCGAAGCAAATCACCAAACTGATCAAGGACTCGAAGATCAAGGTCCAGGCGCAGATTCAGGGAGACCAGATCCGCGTCTCCGGCAAGAGCCGTGACGACCTTCAGGCGGTCATTCAGATGCTGCGGAACGCGGATTTGGATGTTCCGCTGCAATTCACGAATTATCGCTCGTGA
- the pgsA gene encoding CDP-diacylglycerol--glycerol-3-phosphate 3-phosphatidyltransferase, translating into MNLANRITLARILLVPVVCVILLVPFHIGSVTFHGQTTTANEVLAALVFIAAAATDALDGRIARKRKMITNFGKFLDPLADKLLVSAVLIILVQMQRMPAWVAIVIISREFAVTGLRLIAAGDGVVVAASQWGKWKTTAQMVGIVLLMLNNFPFSVINVPIAQIMIYVMVIMTVVSAIDYFLKNREMILSRAS; encoded by the coding sequence TTGAATCTGGCGAATCGGATTACACTGGCCAGGATTCTGCTGGTGCCTGTCGTCTGCGTGATCCTGTTGGTCCCGTTTCACATCGGTTCGGTGACGTTCCACGGACAAACCACCACCGCGAACGAGGTCCTGGCTGCGCTGGTCTTCATTGCGGCGGCGGCCACGGACGCGCTGGATGGGCGGATCGCGCGGAAGCGGAAGATGATCACGAACTTCGGTAAGTTTCTCGATCCGCTGGCGGATAAGCTGTTGGTCTCGGCGGTGCTCATCATTCTGGTCCAAATGCAGCGCATGCCGGCCTGGGTCGCGATTGTGATCATCAGCCGCGAGTTTGCGGTCACAGGGCTCCGCCTCATCGCCGCGGGAGACGGGGTGGTGGTGGCGGCAAGCCAGTGGGGGAAGTGGAAGACGACCGCGCAGATGGTGGGAATCGTGCTCTTGATGTTGAACAACTTCCCTTTTTCAGTCATCAATGTTCCGATTGCCCAGATCATGATCTACGTGATGGTGATCATGACCGTAGTGTCGGCGATCGACTATTTCTTGAAGAATCGAGAGATGATCTTGTCGCGCGCCTCGTGA
- a CDS encoding competence/damage-inducible protein A, whose translation MERVAVALAEPCRAELIAVGTEIVIGQIHNGHAREISQELAKHGMYVYYHSAVGDNEARIIETFSIASRRSNAVIATGGLGPTQDDLTKEALAKFLGRRLVLSQEALAEVESYFKQRGRPMPEQNRKQALVIEGGEWIPNPNGTAPGQYVFDNGVHYFLLPGPPLEMRPMLQNYVIPRLVDHFGGTRKLVSRILHFCGIGESDVDARIADLTCKDNPTVAPYAGEGEMVLRITASGPTEEACWELIRPVEDELRRRFAPFIYGVDDDSLASVVLRRLQETGSTLAVAESCTGGMLAEMITDVPGSSAAFVGGVVAYDNRVKASVVGVRAETLATHGAVSEPTARELAEGVREKLGATYGIGVTGIAGPGGGTPEKPVGLVYVGLAGPRGSRVYELRLRGSRAQIRIRSCKQALWRLWQELNGDSDVGRDKTGRGEKG comes from the coding sequence ATGGAGAGGGTGGCTGTGGCCTTGGCAGAGCCTTGCCGCGCCGAACTGATTGCGGTCGGTACGGAGATTGTCATTGGGCAGATCCACAATGGGCATGCCCGCGAGATTTCGCAGGAACTTGCGAAGCACGGAATGTACGTGTACTATCACAGTGCGGTAGGAGACAACGAGGCGCGGATTATCGAGACGTTCTCCATCGCGTCCCGGCGCTCAAACGCCGTGATCGCGACGGGGGGACTGGGGCCGACGCAGGACGACTTGACGAAGGAAGCGCTGGCGAAGTTTCTGGGAAGACGGCTTGTGCTTTCCCAGGAAGCGCTCGCGGAAGTCGAGTCCTATTTCAAACAAAGAGGCAGGCCCATGCCGGAGCAGAACCGGAAGCAGGCCCTCGTCATCGAGGGCGGCGAATGGATTCCGAACCCGAACGGGACCGCACCGGGACAGTACGTGTTCGACAACGGCGTGCATTACTTTCTTCTTCCGGGTCCGCCCCTCGAAATGCGTCCTATGCTGCAAAATTACGTGATTCCTCGCCTGGTTGACCACTTTGGCGGCACGCGCAAGTTGGTTTCCCGGATTCTCCATTTCTGCGGCATCGGCGAGTCGGATGTGGATGCGAGAATCGCCGATCTGACATGCAAGGACAACCCGACCGTGGCTCCGTACGCCGGCGAGGGCGAGATGGTGCTCCGCATCACGGCATCCGGTCCCACGGAAGAGGCGTGTTGGGAGCTCATCCGTCCGGTCGAGGACGAGTTGCGCAGGCGATTCGCTCCATTTATCTACGGTGTGGACGACGACTCGCTGGCTTCCGTCGTGTTGCGGCGGCTCCAAGAGACGGGATCCACGCTGGCCGTGGCGGAAAGCTGCACCGGCGGCATGTTGGCCGAGATGATCACGGACGTGCCCGGCAGCTCAGCCGCGTTTGTGGGCGGTGTCGTGGCATACGACAATCGGGTCAAGGCGTCTGTGGTGGGTGTTCGCGCCGAGACGCTGGCGACGCACGGAGCCGTGTCGGAACCAACGGCGCGCGAACTGGCGGAGGGCGTCCGCGAAAAGCTCGGCGCGACGTACGGCATCGGCGTGACGGGCATCGCGGGCCCCGGAGGCGGCACGCCGGAGAAGCCGGTGGGTCTCGTGTACGTGGGGCTCGCGGGGCCTCGTGGGTCGCGGGTGTATGAGCTCAGGCTACGCGGTTCGCGCGCTCAGATTCGAATCCGAAGCTGCAAACAGGCGCTCTGGAGACTGTGGCAGGAGTTGAATGGAGATTCTGATGTGGGAAGAGACAAGACAGGCAGAGGAGAGAAAGGTTGA
- a CDS encoding DEAD/DEAH box helicase, which produces MSSFESFGLNRRVLQAIHDMGFEEPSPIQAACIPVVLEGRDVIGQAQTGTGKTAAFGIPLVERVSTEPRVQAIVLTPTRELAIQVAGEIRKIAKYKRVRSVPIYGGQSIVHQIRALKQGVQIVIGTPGRVLDHIHRGTLSLSDVRMVVLDEADEMLDMGFIDDIEAILRETPSDRQTMLFSATFPNEVKRLALRYMRDPQHITVNRGEVTVPQIDQVCYKVLERNKLDSLCRIVDSEDIQLGIIFCRTKRGVDDLVEALLARGYLADGLHGDLSQAQRDRVMRKFRKNEIELLVATDVAARGLDVDDVTHVINYDVPQDPESYVHRIGRTGRAGKRGLAITLVTPREYKLLKQIEREIKQKITVREVPSLEDVAERQAEMWRSKIVDVIREGGLAPYRAILSGLVDEHDPIDIASALLKLASSGDGNRTESDEYDFGDTGARPGMVRFFVNVGRTSRMSPQDFVRAISEEAGVPGDAVGRIDMFEKFTFIEVEEESAPFVYEALRQSRINGTRVNLEPAKPRSSRR; this is translated from the coding sequence ATGTCATCGTTTGAGTCTTTTGGGTTGAACCGCCGCGTACTGCAGGCGATTCACGATATGGGGTTTGAGGAGCCATCGCCGATTCAGGCGGCTTGTATTCCGGTGGTGCTGGAGGGCCGGGACGTGATCGGCCAGGCGCAGACCGGCACGGGGAAGACGGCAGCATTCGGAATCCCGCTGGTGGAGCGGGTGTCGACGGAACCGCGCGTGCAGGCCATCGTGCTGACGCCGACGCGCGAGCTGGCGATTCAGGTGGCGGGTGAGATCCGCAAAATCGCGAAATACAAGCGCGTCCGATCCGTCCCGATTTACGGCGGGCAGTCCATCGTGCACCAAATCCGCGCGCTGAAGCAAGGCGTGCAGATCGTCATCGGCACCCCGGGGCGGGTGTTGGATCACATTCACCGCGGCACGTTGTCGCTCAGCGATGTCCGGATGGTGGTGCTCGACGAAGCCGATGAGATGCTCGACATGGGCTTCATCGACGACATTGAAGCCATTTTGCGCGAGACGCCGAGCGATCGGCAGACCATGCTGTTCTCGGCCACCTTCCCGAACGAGGTCAAGCGCCTCGCGCTGCGTTACATGCGCGATCCGCAGCACATCACAGTCAATCGCGGCGAGGTGACCGTGCCGCAGATCGATCAGGTGTGCTACAAAGTGTTGGAGCGCAATAAGCTCGACAGCCTCTGCCGCATCGTGGACAGCGAGGACATCCAGCTCGGGATCATCTTCTGCCGGACGAAGCGCGGCGTGGACGATCTCGTGGAGGCCCTGCTTGCGCGCGGCTACCTCGCTGACGGACTTCATGGCGACCTGAGCCAGGCTCAGCGCGATCGCGTCATGCGGAAGTTCCGCAAAAACGAGATTGAGCTATTGGTCGCGACGGACGTGGCGGCTCGCGGGCTGGACGTGGACGACGTGACGCACGTGATCAACTACGACGTTCCGCAGGATCCCGAGTCGTACGTGCACCGCATCGGACGCACGGGCCGCGCAGGCAAGCGAGGGTTGGCCATCACGCTCGTGACACCTCGAGAGTACAAATTGCTGAAGCAGATTGAGCGAGAAATCAAGCAGAAGATCACCGTCCGCGAGGTGCCGTCGCTGGAGGACGTGGCGGAGCGGCAGGCGGAGATGTGGAGAAGCAAAATCGTGGACGTCATTCGCGAGGGTGGCCTCGCGCCGTATCGCGCCATTCTGAGCGGCCTCGTGGACGAGCACGATCCCATCGACATCGCCTCGGCCCTCCTCAAACTGGCGTCGTCAGGGGATGGAAATCGCACGGAGTCGGACGAATACGACTTTGGGGACACGGGAGCTCGGCCCGGCATGGTGCGGTTCTTCGTGAATGTGGGCCGCACGTCTCGGATGAGTCCGCAGGACTTCGTCCGCGCCATTTCCGAAGAGGCCGGTGTGCCGGGCGACGCGGTTGGGCGGATCGATATGTTCGAGAAGTTTACGTTCATCGAGGTGGAGGAGGAGAGCGCGCCGTTCGTCTACGAGGCGTTGCGCCAAAGCCGAATCAATGGCACGCGGGTGAATTTGGAGCCTGCGAAGCCGCGCTCGTCGCGCCGCTGA
- the recA gene encoding recombinase RecA, which produces MGDKKAALEQALRKIEKEFGKGSIMRLGEAAAMTVETVPTGSIALDIALGVGGLPRGRIVEIYGPESSGKTTVALHVVAEVQKLGGQAAFIDAEHALDPVYAQKLGVNIDELLISQPDTGEQALEIAEALVRSGAVDVIVVDSVAALVPKNELEGDMGDSHVGLQARLMSQALRKLAGAISKSKTIAIFINQIREKVGVMFGNPETTTGGRALKFYASVRLEVRRVEAIKQGNDVVGSRTRIKVVKNKVAPPFRQCDVDIMFGEGISREGSLIDIATEIDVVQKSGAWYSFGEERLGQGRENAKQYLKEHPEIAEQIEAAVREYFHVNPAKPLVAAAAEDADDDADDAFDEFDAF; this is translated from the coding sequence ATGGGAGACAAAAAGGCGGCTTTGGAACAAGCCCTGCGAAAAATTGAGAAGGAATTTGGCAAGGGTTCCATCATGAGACTCGGCGAAGCGGCCGCGATGACGGTCGAGACCGTGCCGACGGGGTCGATTGCGCTTGACATTGCGCTCGGCGTCGGAGGACTGCCTCGTGGGAGAATCGTGGAAATCTACGGACCGGAGTCGTCGGGCAAGACGACCGTGGCGCTTCACGTTGTCGCGGAGGTGCAGAAGCTGGGCGGTCAGGCGGCGTTCATCGACGCCGAACACGCGTTGGATCCGGTCTATGCCCAAAAGCTCGGCGTCAACATCGACGAACTCCTGATTTCTCAGCCGGACACGGGGGAACAGGCGCTCGAGATCGCCGAGGCGCTGGTTCGGAGTGGCGCGGTGGACGTGATCGTCGTGGACTCCGTGGCAGCCTTGGTTCCGAAGAACGAACTCGAGGGCGACATGGGCGATTCGCACGTCGGATTGCAGGCGCGCCTGATGTCGCAGGCGCTGCGCAAGTTGGCGGGCGCCATCAGCAAGTCGAAGACCATCGCCATCTTCATCAACCAAATCCGCGAAAAGGTCGGCGTCATGTTCGGAAATCCCGAGACCACGACAGGCGGGCGCGCGCTGAAATTCTACGCCTCCGTGCGGCTGGAGGTCCGGCGCGTCGAGGCCATCAAACAGGGGAATGACGTGGTGGGATCGCGGACGCGGATCAAGGTCGTGAAGAACAAGGTGGCGCCGCCGTTCCGCCAGTGCGACGTGGATATCATGTTTGGGGAAGGGATCTCGCGAGAGGGCAGCCTGATCGATATCGCCACCGAGATCGACGTCGTCCAGAAAAGCGGAGCCTGGTATTCCTTTGGTGAGGAGCGGCTCGGACAAGGGCGTGAAAACGCCAAGCAGTACCTGAAGGAGCATCCGGAGATCGCGGAGCAAATCGAGGCGGCGGTTCGCGAGTACTTCCACGTGAATCCGGCCAAGCCGCTGGTTGCAGCCGCTGCGGAGGATGCGGATGATGACGCGGATGACGCATTCGACGAATTCGACGCCTTCTGA
- a CDS encoding regulatory protein RecX yields MTRMTHSTNSTPSDEESLVLVRRTEATGKWRPLICAEFEGAPSLYLTAEDWVDCGLKVGMRMSVKQYADLERRAKVAQALREALKLLEVRPRFEGELSRALLRKGWEREVIDGALVRLREKGLLNDEKLVRDRVEAWAGTRSRREIRAKLRSRGAPTLLVTQSLESCVDDEREREAALRLAEKYFRRAAGRLADVDERRALMHLVRKGFSPSIARQAVRETVRRLGEQEVDPWA; encoded by the coding sequence ATGACGCGGATGACGCATTCGACGAATTCGACGCCTTCTGATGAGGAATCGTTGGTTCTGGTTCGCCGTACGGAGGCCACGGGCAAATGGCGCCCCCTCATTTGCGCGGAGTTCGAAGGCGCGCCCTCTCTGTACCTGACGGCCGAGGACTGGGTCGATTGCGGGCTCAAGGTCGGGATGAGGATGTCGGTGAAGCAGTACGCCGACCTGGAGAGACGAGCGAAGGTGGCGCAAGCCTTGCGCGAGGCGCTGAAGCTGCTCGAGGTACGCCCGCGCTTTGAAGGTGAATTGAGCCGGGCGCTGCTGCGCAAGGGCTGGGAGCGCGAGGTGATCGATGGGGCGCTCGTCCGCCTGCGCGAGAAAGGGCTTCTCAATGACGAGAAGCTCGTGCGGGACCGCGTGGAAGCTTGGGCTGGTACGCGAAGCCGCCGAGAAATCCGGGCGAAATTGAGATCTCGGGGAGCGCCGACTTTGCTCGTGACCCAATCCCTAGAGTCGTGTGTGGACGATGAAAGGGAGCGAGAGGCCGCGCTCAGGCTCGCGGAGAAGTACTTTCGCCGCGCGGCTGGCCGCCTTGCGGACGTGGATGAACGCCGGGCCCTGATGCACCTTGTGCGAAAGGGATTTTCACCTTCCATTGCGCGCCAGGCTGTGCGAGAAACGGTCAGGCGGCTGGGTGAGCAGGAAGTCGACCCATGGGCGTAA